The following are encoded in a window of Castanea sativa cultivar Marrone di Chiusa Pesio chromosome 5, ASM4071231v1 genomic DNA:
- the LOC142634617 gene encoding uncharacterized protein LOC142634617 codes for MHCINQRRKGKEGLMAIKLDMSKAFDRVEWPCLEKIMVKLGFHDRWINLMMMCIQSVSYSVAVEREPKGSDPANTWYPARRSHIAVPLLTMRGRCLCHVKASREQGKHQWCLGWRLMHNQNTLFHQVFKAKYFVNSSFLEAELGKHPSFAWRSIMAAKHVVAEGTRWNIGNGIKINLWDDKWLPTPTHFKPVSPRKNLQQGNQVSSLIDPSLCTWREDIIRNTFLPHEAEVILASPPSFPIKTNRSGRPLPMAYSRSVVHTELLNNL; via the exons ATGCATTGCATTAACCAACGTAGGAAAGGAAAGGAGGGCCTCATGGCAATCAAACTTGACATGAGTAAGGCCTTTGACCGCGTTGAGTGGCCTTGTTTGGAAAAGATCATGGTGAAGTTAGGCTTCCACGACCGCTGGATAAATCTGATGATGATGTGCATACAAAGTGTCTCATACTCCGTGGCCGTTGAACGGGAACCCAAGGGCTCCGATCCGGCCAACACGTGGTATCCGGCAAGGCGATCCCATATCGCCGTACCTCTTCTTACTATGCGGGGAAGGTGTCTCTGCCATGTTAAAGCAAGCAGAGAACAGGGGAAGCATCAATGGTGTCTCG GGTGGCGTCTAATGCATAACCAAAATACGCTCTTTCACCAGGTTTTCAAAGCCAAGTATTTTGTGAACTCCTCTTTCCTTGAAGCTGAATTAGGGAAGCATCCCTCCTTTGCATGGAGAAGCATTATGGCAGCCAAACATGTTGTGGCTGAAGGTACCAGATGGAACATTGGCAATGGCATCAAGATCAATTTATGGGATGATAAATGGCTACCAACGCCTACCCACTTTAAGCCTGTGAGCCCAAGGAAGAATCTCCAGCAAGGAAACCAAGTATCAAGCTTGATTGATCCGAGCTTGTGCACCTGGAGGGAAGATATTATACGTAATACTTTCCTCCCACATGAGGCAGAGGTTATCCTCGCATCCCCGCCCTCCTTCCCTATCAAGACAAATAGGTCCGGCCGCCCACTACCAATGGCTTATTCTCGGTCCGTAGTGCATACCGAATTGCTCAACAACCTGTGA
- the LOC142634618 gene encoding uncharacterized protein LOC142634618, translating to MAASDHCALVLHLKTKQLQRKKKPRFRFESMWLRDPGCRELQQKQEQLQHLESLNTLHDFAENIALLRKEINDLLDKENDMWWQRSRVLWMQQGDRNTKFFHSTNGQLSI from the exons ATGGCTGCCTCTGATCATTGTGCCCTCGTCCTACACCTGAAAACTAAGCAGCTCCAACGTAAAAAGAAGCCCCGGTTCCGCTTTGAGTCCATGTGGCTTAGGGACCCGGGGTGTAGAGAG CTTCAGCAGAAACAGGAACAACTTCAGCACCTTGAATCTCTGAACACTCTACATGACTTCGCAGAGAATATTGCACTACTCCGCAAGGAAATTAATGATCTGCTTGACAAGGAGAATGACATGTGGTGGCAAAGATCCAGAGTTTTATGGATGCAACAGGGTGATCGCAACACCAAATTCTTCCATTCCACAAACGGCCAACTgagcatttaa
- the LOC142634192 gene encoding auxin-binding protein ABP19a-like, which produces MKMLQILFLLFILLSSTNALVQDFCVANLKGPDGPAGYPCKTEAKVTADDFVFTGLAKAGNTSNIIKAAVTPAFVAQFPGVNGLGLSLARLDLAPGGVIPLHTHPGASEVLVVLHGTITAGFISSANSVYVKTIHKGDIMVFPQGLLHFQANAGRKSATAIVSFSSPNPGLQITAFALFGNNLTSALVEKTTFLDDAQVKKLKAILGGTG; this is translated from the coding sequence ATGAAAATGCTTCAAATTCTCTTCCTCCTCTTTATCCTTTTATCCTCCACCAATGCTTTAGTTCAAGACTTCTGTGTTGCAAATCTGAAAGGCCCAGATGGCCCTGCAGGCTATCCTTGCAAAACTGAAGCTAAGGTCACAGCTGATGACTTTGTGTTTACTGGCTTAGCCAAGGCTGGAAACACCTCAAATATAATTAAGGCTGCTGTGACCCCTGCATTTGTAGCTCAATTCCCCGGCGTCAATGGGCTCGGTCTCTCTCTAGCACGCCTAGACCTAGCACCGGGTGGTGTTATCCCATTGCATACTCACCCTGGTGCTTCTGAAGTTCTAGTGGTTTTGCATGGTACCATTACTGCCGGATTCATTTCATCGGCTAATTCCGTTTACGTGAAGACAATTCACAAGGGAGATATAATGGTTTTCCCACAAGGGTTGTTGCATTTTCAAGCAAATGCTGGTAGGAAATCAGCCACTGCTATTGTTAGCTTTAGTAGTCCAAACCCTGGCCTCCAAATAACGGCTTTTGCTTTGTTTGGCAACAACTTAACTTCTGCATTGGTGGAAAAAACCACTTTTCTTGACGATGCCCAAGTCAAGAAGCTCAAGGCTATTCTTGGTGGCACTGGCTAG
- the LOC142637173 gene encoding FBD-associated F-box protein At5g60610-like, whose translation MKKMMVFPRESSKSDKIDAKDRISELPEPIKQHILFFMCPEDAARTTVLSKAWQQTWNSLRRLSSECVFEYVDLLCTKTLEILHTEKVIIEKLKVYLLLREEGAASPSYLDKWLELVLGNYINELYLYIFFEYTLPKQIFAAKSLAILDLRGCRLVESFFDKNAKFNRLKELTLEGVVQDGNAIQELLNRCPVLEAFSIDDCLNVYCLELFNLPNLKMAKINRVRMIYINEAPNLHTVCCTAKISIICLLHTTYNNLRKLSIRIGYNSFDVMYFPRLNSMFPLLETLDFYDIRRLDEVKISHDRLESLSLSTKFNTITGQIDCKNLVSYEYEGKTIPSLLINSPRLHDVQLKLLTDYPLDTWWFLRLKQYLEIFKQPGVLLNLQLQIESSMVEFNPELLSEQSICPLTNFKHLRFLYTESLQIHRGLIDGMLWTIHPEMISVKLCSLKDTAFIELLFKNLKEKLECCNGYQIKCWRHYLKAVELIVEQERERRPELFPIFAKYKLSWQL comes from the exons atgaagaagatgatggTGTTTCCTAGAGAGTCATCCAAGAGTGACAAGATCGATGCAAAGGATCGGATATCTGAGTTGCCTGAACCCATTAAGCAGCACATTCTGTTTTTCATGTGCCCTGAAGATGCAGCCCGTACCACTGTTTTGTCCAAGGCATGGCAACAAACATGGAATTCACTCCGCAGGTTAAGTTCTGAATGTGTTTTTGAATATGTAGACCTTCTTTGCACCAAAACTCTGGAAATACTCCACACGGAAAAggtaataattgaaaaattgaagGTTTATCTTCTTTTACGAGAAGAAGGTGCTGCTTCGCCTTCTTATCTCGATAAGTGGCTTGAATTGGTTCTTGGAAATTACATCAATGAGCTATATCTTTACATCTTTTTCGAATACACTCTGCCCAAGCAAATATTTGCAGCTAAATCATTGGCCATATTAGACTTAAGGGGTTGTAGGTTGGTAgaatctttttttgataaaaatgcCAAGTTTAATCGTCTGAAGGAGCTGACTTTGGAAGGAGTTGTTCAAGATGGGAATGCGATACAAGAACTCCTTAACCGCTGCCCTGTGCTTGAAGCGTTTTCAATTGATGATTGCTTGAACGTATATTGTCTTGAGCTTTTTAATCTTCCCAACCTTAAGATGGCCAAAATCAATAGAGTCAGAATGATTTACATTAATGAAGCTCCTAATCTACACACTGTGTGTTGTACCGCGAAAATTTCAATCATATGTTTGCTTCATACTACTTACAATAATTTAAGGAAGCTGTCAATTAGAATTGGTTACAACAGCTTTGATGTAATGTATTTTCCACGACTTAATTCTATGTTTCCCCTTCTTGAGACTTTGGACTTTTACGACATAAGGCGACTAGATGAGGTTAAAATTTCACATGATCGACTTGAGAGCTTAAGTTTGTCAACAAAGTTTAATACTATCACAGGTCAGATTGACTGTAAAAATCTTGTTTCCTATGAATACGAAGGAAAAACAATCCCATCCTTGTTGATTAATTCTCCTAGATTACATGATGTTCAACTTAAACTATTGACAGACTATCCTCTAGACACTTGGTGGTTTCTTCGATTAAAACAGTATCTAGAGATATTTAAGCAACCGGGAGTTCTTCTGAACTTGCAGCTGCAGATCGAATCTTCTATG GTTGAATTTAATCCAGAGCTGTTAAGTGAACAATCAATTTGTCCTCTTACAAATTTCAAGCATCTGAGGTTTCTATATACTGAATCTTTACAAATTCATAGAGGTCTTATAGATGGCATGTTATGGACTATCCATCCGGAAATGATATCAGTAAAATTGTGTTCACTAAAAGACACTGCATTCATTGAG TTGCTATTCAAGAACTTGAAAGAAAAGCTAGAGTGTTGCAATGGCTATCAAATCAAATGTTGGCGCCATTACTTAAAAGCTGTGGAATTAATTGTTGAACAAGAAAGAGAACGAAGACCTGAATTGTTCCCAATTTTCGCAAAATACAAGTTATCATGGCAGCTCTAG